A genomic segment from Streptomyces sp. NBC_00237 encodes:
- a CDS encoding ABC transporter permease, giving the protein MPSLLSDTSLILGRYLRQTLRSKFQIFFGVLMPLLYLLFFGPLLTDLPLSSKGDSWQVLVPGLLLQLGLFGASFAGFALILDKGTGVVERMRVTPVSRLALLLGRVLRDAVLFVFQAVLLVAAALLMGLRAPLPGILIGFAFVAVLTIALASLSYLLAMKVSTPQGFGPVVNAVSMPAILLSGLMLPMALAPTWLDVLSHFMPFRYLVDAVRSAYVGEYANSTMLYGVLVAVAFTGLAVYAGTREFRRAGA; this is encoded by the coding sequence ATGCCATCTCTGCTCTCCGACACCTCCCTCATCCTGGGCCGGTACCTGCGCCAGACGCTGCGCTCGAAGTTCCAGATCTTCTTCGGCGTGCTGATGCCCCTGCTCTACCTGCTCTTCTTCGGCCCGCTCCTGACCGACCTGCCGCTGTCGTCGAAGGGCGACTCCTGGCAGGTGCTGGTCCCCGGCCTGCTCCTCCAACTCGGCCTGTTCGGGGCGTCGTTCGCGGGCTTCGCGCTCATCCTCGACAAGGGCACGGGGGTGGTGGAGCGGATGCGGGTCACCCCCGTCAGCCGCCTCGCCCTGCTCCTGGGGCGGGTGCTGCGGGACGCCGTCCTCTTCGTCTTCCAGGCCGTACTGCTGGTGGCGGCGGCCCTGCTGATGGGCCTGCGCGCCCCGCTGCCCGGCATCCTGATCGGCTTCGCCTTCGTCGCCGTACTGACGATCGCGCTCGCCTCGCTCTCGTACCTCCTGGCGATGAAGGTCTCGACGCCGCAGGGCTTCGGGCCCGTGGTCAACGCGGTCTCGATGCCCGCGATCCTGCTCTCCGGCCTGATGCTGCCGATGGCCCTGGCCCCGACCTGGCTGGACGTCCTGTCCCACTTCATGCCGTTCCGCTACCTGGTGGACGCGGTGCGATCCGCGTACGTCGGGGAGTACGCGAACAGCACGATGCTGTACGGGGTGCTGGTGGCGGTCGCCTTCACGGGTCTCGCGGTGTACGCGGGCACCCGCGAGTTCCGCCGGGCCGGGGCCTGA
- a CDS encoding cob(I)yrinic acid a,c-diamide adenosyltransferase, protein MVNLTRIYTRTGDKGTTALGDMSRTAKTDLRISAYADANEANAVIGTAIALGNLEEDVVAVLTRIQNDLFDVGADLSTPVVEDPKYPPLRVEQSYIDKLEADCDTYLAELEKLRSFILPAGTPGAALLHQACTVVRRAERSTWAAFEVHGDTMNPLTATYLNRLSDLLFILARTANKSVGDVLWVPGGER, encoded by the coding sequence ATGGTCAATCTGACGCGCATCTACACCCGTACCGGCGACAAGGGCACCACGGCGCTGGGCGACATGAGCCGTACGGCGAAGACGGATCTGCGGATCTCGGCGTACGCGGACGCCAACGAGGCGAACGCGGTGATCGGGACGGCGATCGCCCTGGGCAATCTGGAGGAGGACGTGGTCGCCGTCCTCACCCGCATCCAGAACGACCTCTTCGACGTGGGGGCGGATCTGTCGACTCCGGTGGTCGAGGACCCGAAGTACCCGCCCCTTCGCGTGGAGCAGTCGTACATCGACAAGCTGGAGGCCGACTGCGACACCTACCTGGCGGAACTGGAGAAGCTCCGCTCCTTCATCCTCCCGGCGGGAACACCGGGCGCGGCCCTGCTGCACCAGGCGTGCACGGTGGTGCGGCGGGCGGAGAGGTCGACGTGGGCGGCCTTCGAGGTGCACGGCGACACGATGAACCCGCTCACCGCGACGTACCTGAACCGGCTCTCGGACCTGCTTTTCATCCTGGCCAGGACGGCCAACAAGTCGGTGGGCGACGTCCTGTGGGTCCCGGGCGGGGAGCGGTAG
- a CDS encoding sensor histidine kinase — protein sequence MGSVPLRLPVFRPHRDDILLSAGSWLAGLLLWKLGLFNQGNRDLMPSWVTLVPMTLLAGVELIRRTSPQLALTLATLGVVADQFTWGNLATVIMFADIVYAAVVYGTPSAARRIPITTGMVTLAATIGFLAWFKKPDALLFGLIVGAVSFGPAMTGVTLRNHRQAAEAARLRAEQTALLAEIDHNQAVLAERTRMARELHDMVANHLSAIAIHSTAALSIDTPETSSRALAVIRENSVQGLAEMRRLIGLLRAGNEHEEPSAAPTLDGLDALLEQSRAFVADTGLTFVLDDARPAALKLPTPVELAAYRIVQESLTNALKHASPGPVTVALAHADGTLTVTVTSRFGSDRPGPRAPGSGAGLVGMEERVTLLDGTLEAGPVTRADDTKIWQVRAELPAEDDSKELPI from the coding sequence ATGGGAAGCGTGCCCCTCCGCCTCCCCGTCTTCCGCCCCCACCGCGACGACATCCTGCTCTCGGCGGGCAGCTGGCTGGCCGGCCTGCTGCTGTGGAAGCTGGGCCTGTTCAACCAGGGCAACCGCGACCTGATGCCCAGCTGGGTGACCCTGGTCCCGATGACCCTGCTCGCCGGGGTGGAGCTGATCCGCAGGACCTCCCCGCAGCTCGCGCTCACCCTCGCCACCCTCGGGGTGGTCGCCGACCAGTTCACCTGGGGCAACCTCGCCACCGTGATCATGTTCGCGGACATCGTGTACGCGGCCGTCGTCTACGGCACTCCCTCGGCGGCCCGGCGCATCCCGATCACCACCGGCATGGTCACCCTCGCGGCCACCATCGGCTTCCTCGCCTGGTTCAAGAAGCCGGACGCCCTGCTGTTCGGCCTGATCGTCGGCGCGGTCAGCTTCGGGCCCGCCATGACCGGCGTCACCCTGCGCAACCACCGGCAGGCGGCCGAGGCCGCCCGGCTGCGCGCCGAGCAGACGGCCCTGCTCGCCGAGATCGACCACAACCAGGCCGTCCTGGCCGAACGGACCCGGATGGCCCGCGAGTTGCACGACATGGTGGCCAACCACCTCTCCGCCATCGCCATCCACTCCACCGCCGCGCTCTCCATAGACACCCCCGAAACGTCCTCCCGCGCCCTCGCCGTCATCCGCGAGAACAGCGTCCAGGGCCTGGCCGAAATGCGCCGCCTGATCGGGCTGCTGCGGGCGGGCAACGAACACGAGGAGCCCTCCGCCGCGCCCACCCTCGACGGGCTCGACGCGCTGCTGGAACAGTCCCGGGCCTTCGTCGCCGACACCGGGCTGACCTTCGTGCTCGACGACGCCCGCCCCGCCGCGCTCAAGCTGCCGACCCCGGTGGAGCTGGCCGCGTACCGCATCGTGCAGGAGTCCCTGACCAACGCCCTCAAGCACGCCTCCCCCGGCCCGGTCACCGTCGCGCTCGCCCATGCCGACGGCACCCTGACCGTGACCGTGACCAGCCGGTTCGGCAGCGATCGCCCGGGGCCGAGGGCACCCGGCTCCGGGGCGGGCCTGGTGGGCATGGAGGAGCGGGTGACCCTCCTGGACGGCACGCTCGAAGCGGGTCCCGTCACCAGGGCGGACGACACCAAGATCTGGCAGGTACGGGCAGAGCTGCCCGCCGAGGACGACAGCAAGGAGCTGCCCATATGA
- a CDS encoding response regulator transcription factor, which yields MNDGATTSRAIRVLVAEDQSAVRAGLVLILGSAPDIEVVGEAADGEEAVRLARELRPDIVLMDLQMPRLDGVTATQQVVDAGHADVLVLTTFDLDAYVFGALRAGAAGFLLKNTEAKDLLEAVRTVARGEGLIAPAVTRRLIAEFAAPAPARKASGADLSILDPLTRREREVLARLGEGLSNAEIAVRLDMAEATVKTHVSRLLGKLGMRSRVQAAVLAQELGI from the coding sequence ATGAACGACGGAGCGACGACGAGCAGAGCGATCCGGGTGCTCGTCGCCGAGGACCAGTCGGCGGTACGGGCCGGGCTCGTGCTCATTCTCGGCAGCGCCCCCGACATCGAGGTCGTCGGCGAGGCGGCGGACGGCGAGGAGGCGGTGCGCCTGGCCCGTGAACTCCGCCCGGACATCGTGCTGATGGACCTCCAGATGCCCCGCCTGGACGGCGTGACCGCGACGCAGCAGGTGGTCGACGCGGGGCACGCCGACGTCCTGGTCCTGACCACCTTCGACCTCGACGCGTACGTCTTCGGCGCGCTGCGCGCCGGAGCGGCGGGCTTCCTGCTCAAGAACACCGAGGCCAAGGACCTGCTCGAAGCCGTACGGACGGTGGCCCGGGGCGAGGGCCTGATCGCCCCCGCCGTCACCCGCCGTCTGATCGCGGAGTTCGCCGCACCCGCCCCCGCGCGGAAGGCCAGCGGCGCGGACCTGTCCATCCTCGACCCGCTGACCCGGCGCGAGCGCGAGGTCCTCGCCCGGCTCGGCGAGGGGCTGTCCAACGCGGAGATCGCCGTACGTCTCGACATGGCGGAGGCCACCGTCAAGACGCATGTCAGCCGACTTCTGGGCAAGCTCGGGATGCGCAGCAGGGTCCAAGCGGCCGTCCTGGCTCAGGAATTGGGCATCTGA
- a CDS encoding glycoside hydrolase family 18 chitinase, with amino-acid sequence MRKRLAAGLTALALPLAAMVGLASPAQAAPSATATYTKKSDWGTGFEGSWTVKNTGTTTLSSWTVEWDFPTGTKAGSAWDATLTSAGNHYTAKNLSWNGTLNPGASVTFGFNGTGPGNPSGCKLNGASCDGGSQPGDTPPTAPGTPVASGITDTSAKLTWTAATDDKGVKNYDVLRDGQKVSTVTGLTYTDNALSKGTSYSYAVQARDTADQTGPASGSVTVKTTGDTDPGPGPGDQVKLGYFTNWGVYGRNYHVKNLVTSGSAAKITHINYAFGNVQGGKCTIGDAFADYDKAYTADQSVDGVADTWDQPLRGNFNQLRKLKAKFPNIKVIWSFGGWTWSGGFGQAAQNPAAFADSCYKLVEDPRWADVFDGIDIDWEYPNACGLTCDTSGPAALGNVASALRTKFGANNLVTAAITADASDGGKIDLADYATAAKSMDWYNVMTYDFFGAWAAKGPTAPHSPLTSYPGIPQAGFNSADAIAKLKAKGVPAKKLLLGIGFYGRGWTGVTQKEPGGTATGPAAGTYEQGIEDYKVLKTTCPSNGLVAGTAYAHCGTNWWSYDTPATINSKMAWSKAQGLGGAFFWEFSGDTANGELVTAIDSGLK; translated from the coding sequence ATGAGAAAGCGCCTCGCGGCCGGACTCACCGCGCTCGCCCTTCCCCTCGCCGCGATGGTCGGCCTCGCCTCACCCGCGCAGGCCGCCCCCTCGGCGACGGCGACGTACACCAAGAAGTCGGACTGGGGCACGGGCTTCGAAGGCTCGTGGACCGTCAAGAACACCGGCACCACCACCCTGTCCTCTTGGACCGTCGAGTGGGACTTCCCCACCGGCACCAAGGCGGGCTCCGCCTGGGACGCCACACTCACCAGCGCGGGCAACCACTACACCGCCAAGAACCTCTCCTGGAACGGCACCCTCAACCCGGGCGCCTCCGTCACCTTCGGGTTCAACGGCACGGGCCCCGGCAACCCCTCGGGCTGCAAGCTCAACGGAGCCTCCTGCGACGGCGGTTCACAGCCCGGCGACACCCCGCCGACCGCCCCCGGCACCCCGGTCGCCAGCGGCATCACCGACACCTCCGCCAAGCTGACCTGGACCGCGGCCACCGACGACAAGGGCGTCAAGAACTACGACGTCCTGCGCGACGGCCAGAAGGTCAGCACGGTCACCGGCCTGACGTACACGGACAACGCCCTCTCCAAGGGCACCAGTTACTCGTACGCCGTCCAGGCCCGCGACACCGCCGACCAGACCGGACCCGCCAGCGGATCCGTCACCGTGAAGACCACCGGCGACACCGACCCGGGGCCGGGCCCCGGCGACCAGGTCAAGCTCGGCTACTTCACCAACTGGGGCGTCTACGGCCGCAATTACCACGTCAAGAACCTGGTGACGTCCGGTTCGGCCGCCAAGATCACCCACATCAACTACGCGTTCGGCAACGTCCAGGGCGGCAAGTGCACCATCGGTGACGCCTTCGCCGACTACGACAAGGCGTACACCGCCGACCAGTCCGTCGACGGTGTCGCCGACACCTGGGACCAGCCGCTGCGCGGCAACTTCAACCAGCTCCGCAAGCTGAAGGCCAAGTTCCCGAACATCAAGGTGATCTGGTCCTTCGGCGGCTGGACCTGGTCCGGCGGCTTCGGCCAGGCGGCCCAGAACCCGGCCGCGTTCGCCGACTCCTGCTACAAGCTGGTCGAGGACCCGCGTTGGGCCGATGTCTTCGACGGCATCGACATCGACTGGGAGTACCCGAACGCCTGCGGTCTGACCTGCGACACCAGCGGCCCGGCCGCCCTCGGCAACGTGGCCTCCGCGCTCCGCACGAAGTTCGGCGCGAACAACCTGGTCACCGCCGCCATCACCGCCGACGCCTCCGACGGCGGCAAGATCGACCTCGCCGACTACGCCACCGCGGCCAAGTCCATGGACTGGTACAACGTGATGACGTACGACTTCTTCGGCGCCTGGGCGGCGAAGGGCCCGACGGCCCCGCACTCCCCGCTCACCTCGTACCCGGGCATCCCGCAGGCCGGCTTCAACTCCGCCGACGCCATCGCCAAGCTGAAGGCCAAGGGCGTCCCGGCCAAGAAGCTGCTGCTCGGCATCGGCTTCTACGGCCGAGGCTGGACGGGCGTCACCCAGAAGGAGCCGGGCGGCACCGCCACGGGTCCGGCAGCCGGAACGTACGAGCAGGGCATCGAGGACTACAAGGTCCTCAAGACCACGTGCCCCTCGAACGGCCTGGTCGCCGGGACCGCCTACGCCCACTGCGGCACCAACTGGTGGAGCTACGACACCCCCGCCACCATCAACTCCAAGATGGCCTGGTCCAAGGCACAGGGCCTGGGCGGCGCGTTCTTCTGGGAGTTCAGCGGTGACACCGCCAACGGCGAACTGGTCACGGCCATCGACTCCGGCCTGAAGTAA
- a CDS encoding DUF2550 domain-containing protein — MILALLVCGSVVLLVLVGLFVFGLRRRLIQRSGGTFDCSLRWDTPEELDTSGKGWVYGVARYSGDRIAWFRVFSYAPKPRRVLERSAIEVVTRRSPQGEEELALLSDAHILGCVHRGTRLELAMSEDALTGFLAWLEAAPPGQRVNVA, encoded by the coding sequence ATGATCCTCGCTCTGCTTGTGTGCGGCTCTGTCGTCCTGCTGGTGCTGGTGGGACTGTTCGTCTTCGGGCTGCGCCGGAGGCTGATCCAGCGCTCCGGCGGCACCTTCGACTGTTCGCTGCGCTGGGACACCCCCGAGGAGCTGGACACGTCCGGCAAGGGCTGGGTGTACGGCGTGGCCCGCTACAGCGGTGACCGGATCGCCTGGTTCCGGGTCTTCTCGTACGCTCCGAAGCCGCGCCGCGTCCTGGAGCGTTCGGCCATCGAGGTCGTCACGCGCCGCTCGCCGCAGGGCGAGGAGGAGCTGGCGCTGCTGTCCGACGCGCACATCCTGGGCTGCGTCCACCGCGGTACGCGGCTGGAGCTGGCGATGAGCGAGGACGCGCTCACCGGCTTCCTCGCGTGGCTGGAGGCGGCCCCTCCGGGGCAACGAGTCAATGTCGCTTAA
- a CDS encoding F0F1 ATP synthase subunit epsilon: protein MAAELHVELVAADRNVWSGEATLVVARTTSGDIGVMPGHQPLLGVLESGPVTIRTSEGGTVVAAVHGGFISFADNKLSLLAEIAELADEIDTARAERALEAAKEAEDSAAERRADVRLRAVAGH, encoded by the coding sequence TTGGCTGCTGAGCTGCACGTCGAGCTGGTCGCTGCGGACCGCAACGTCTGGTCCGGCGAGGCCACCCTGGTCGTCGCGCGCACCACGTCCGGCGACATCGGCGTCATGCCCGGTCACCAGCCGCTTCTGGGTGTGCTGGAATCGGGCCCGGTGACCATCCGTACGAGCGAGGGCGGCACCGTCGTCGCCGCCGTCCACGGCGGTTTCATCTCGTTCGCCGACAACAAGCTGTCGCTGCTCGCGGAGATCGCCGAGCTGGCCGACGAGATCGACACGGCGCGCGCCGAGCGTGCGCTGGAAGCGGCGAAGGAGGCGGAGGACTCCGCCGCCGAGCGTCGCGCCGACGTTCGTCTGCGTGCGGTGGCGGGACACTGA
- the atpD gene encoding F0F1 ATP synthase subunit beta, whose product MTTTVETAAATGRVARVIGPVVDVEFPVDAMPEIYNALKVQVADPAEDGKLKTLTLEVALHLGDGLVRAISMQPTDGLVRQAPVVNTGEGITVPVGEITKGKVFNTLGEILNKPEANAEVTERWPIHRKAPSFDQLESKTEMFETGIKVIDLLTPYVKGGKIGLFGGAGVGKTVLIQEMIYRVANNHDGVSVFAGVGERTREGNDLIEEMADSGVIDKTALVFGQMDEPPGTRLRVALSGLTMAEYFRDVQKQDVLFFIDNIFRYTQAGSEVSTLLGRMPSAVGYQPNLADEMGLLQERITSTRGHSITSMQAIYVPADDLTDPAPATTFAHLDATTVLSRPISEKGIYPAVDPLDSTSRILDPRYIAADHYATAMRVKAILQKYKDLQDIIAILGIDELGEEDKLVVHRARRVERFLSQNTHVAKQFTGVDGSDVPLEESIRAFNAICDGDYDHFPEQAFFLCGGIEDLKANAKELGVS is encoded by the coding sequence ATGACGACCACTGTGGAGACGGCCGCCGCCACGGGCCGTGTTGCCCGTGTCATCGGCCCTGTCGTCGACGTGGAGTTCCCCGTCGACGCCATGCCGGAGATCTACAACGCCCTCAAGGTCCAGGTCGCCGACCCGGCCGAAGACGGCAAGCTCAAGACGCTGACCCTGGAAGTCGCCCTGCACCTGGGTGACGGCCTGGTCCGTGCGATCTCGATGCAGCCGACCGACGGTCTGGTCCGCCAGGCTCCGGTCGTCAACACCGGCGAGGGCATCACCGTCCCCGTCGGCGAGATCACCAAGGGCAAGGTGTTCAACACCCTCGGCGAGATCCTGAACAAGCCGGAGGCCAACGCCGAGGTGACCGAGCGGTGGCCCATCCACCGCAAGGCCCCGTCGTTCGACCAGCTTGAGTCGAAGACCGAGATGTTCGAGACCGGCATCAAGGTCATCGACCTTCTCACCCCGTACGTCAAGGGTGGAAAGATCGGTCTGTTCGGTGGTGCCGGTGTCGGCAAGACCGTGCTGATCCAGGAAATGATCTACCGCGTGGCCAACAACCACGACGGTGTGTCGGTGTTCGCCGGTGTCGGTGAGCGCACCCGTGAGGGCAACGACCTCATCGAGGAAATGGCCGACTCGGGCGTCATCGACAAGACGGCCCTTGTCTTCGGCCAGATGGACGAGCCGCCGGGCACGCGTCTTCGCGTCGCGCTCTCGGGTCTGACCATGGCGGAGTACTTCCGCGATGTGCAGAAGCAGGACGTGCTCTTCTTCATCGACAACATCTTCCGCTACACGCAGGCGGGTTCCGAGGTCTCCACGCTCCTCGGCCGCATGCCGTCCGCGGTGGGTTACCAGCCGAACCTGGCCGACGAGATGGGTCTCCTCCAGGAGCGCATCACGTCGACCCGTGGTCACTCGATCACCTCGATGCAGGCGATCTACGTCCCCGCGGACGACCTGACCGACCCGGCGCCGGCCACCACCTTCGCCCACCTGGACGCGACGACCGTTCTGTCGCGCCCGATCTCGGAGAAGGGCATCTACCCCGCGGTGGACCCGCTCGACTCCACGTCGCGCATCCTGGACCCCCGCTACATCGCGGCGGACCACTACGCGACCGCCATGCGTGTCAAGGCGATCCTCCAGAAGTACAAGGACCTCCAGGACATCATCGCGATCCTCGGTATCGACGAGCTGGGCGAAGAGGACAAGCTGGTCGTCCACCGCGCCCGTCGCGTCGAGCGCTTCCTGTCGCAGAACACCCACGTCGCCAAGCAGTTCACCGGCGTGGACGGTTCGGACGTTCCGCTGGAAGAGTCGATCCGTGCGTTCAACGCGATCTGCGACGGGGACTACGACCACTTCCCCGAGCAGGCGTTCTTCCTGTGCGGTGGCATTGAGGACCTCAAGGCCAACGCCAAGGAGCTCGGCGTCAGCTGA
- a CDS encoding F0F1 ATP synthase subunit gamma, which produces MGAQLRVYKRRIRSVTATKKITKAMEMIAASRIVKAQRQVTASTPYASELNRAVAAVATGSNTKHPLTTEVEAPTRAAIVLITSDRGLAGGYSSSAIKAAEKLTERLRGEGKEVDTYIVGRKGVAYYGFRERKVADSWTGFTDSPTYADAKRVAGPLIEAVTTETAEGGVDELHIVFTEFVSMMTQNPVENRMLPLSLDKAEKAEGAKDEILPLFDFEPSAEDVLDALLPRYVESRIYNALLQSAASEHAARRRAMKAATDNAGDLIKSLSRLANAARQAEITQEISEIVGGSSALADANAGSDK; this is translated from the coding sequence ATGGGAGCCCAGCTCCGGGTCTACAAGCGTCGCATCCGATCCGTCACCGCGACCAAGAAGATCACCAAGGCGATGGAGATGATCGCCGCCTCTCGCATCGTCAAGGCTCAGCGCCAGGTGACGGCTTCCACGCCGTACGCCAGTGAACTGAACCGCGCGGTGGCGGCGGTGGCGACCGGCTCCAACACCAAGCACCCGCTGACGACCGAGGTCGAGGCCCCGACCCGGGCCGCGATCGTGCTCATCACGAGCGACCGCGGCCTGGCCGGCGGTTACTCCTCCAGCGCCATCAAGGCGGCGGAGAAGCTCACCGAGCGGCTGCGCGGCGAGGGCAAGGAGGTCGACACGTACATCGTCGGCCGCAAGGGTGTCGCCTACTACGGGTTCCGTGAGCGCAAGGTCGCGGACTCGTGGACCGGCTTCACCGACAGCCCGACCTACGCGGACGCCAAGCGGGTCGCCGGGCCGCTGATCGAGGCCGTCACGACGGAGACGGCCGAGGGCGGTGTCGACGAACTGCACATCGTCTTCACCGAGTTCGTGTCGATGATGACGCAGAACCCGGTGGAGAACCGGATGCTGCCGCTCAGCCTCGACAAGGCGGAGAAGGCGGAGGGCGCGAAGGACGAGATCCTTCCGCTGTTCGACTTCGAGCCGTCGGCGGAGGACGTCCTCGACGCCCTGCTGCCGCGATACGTCGAAAGCCGTATCTACAACGCACTGCTTCAGTCCGCCGCTTCCGAGCACGCGGCCCGCCGCCGTGCGATGAAGGCGGCGACCGACAACGCCGGGGATCTCATCAAGAGCCTCTCCCGGCTTGCCAACGCGGCCCGCCAGGCCGAAATCACCCAGGAAATCAGCGAGATCGTCGGTGGCTCCAGCGCCCTCGCCGACGCGAACGCGGGGAGTGACAAGTAA